In Armatimonadia bacterium, the DNA window CCGGGCATCAAGTTCGAGGTCACCTACAACAACGCCCACTTCGTCAGCCTCCTGTTCAGGAACATGTTCGAGGAGCTAGGCCTGGCGATCCTCCTGACGGGAATCGCCGTGCTGCTGTTCCTGGGGGAGTGGCGGGGCACCATCATCAGCCTCACCACCATCCCTCTCTCCCTGGCGATGGCGATCCTGCTCCTGATTCCCATGGGGATGACGCTGAACTCCAGCACCCTCATCGGGCTCCTGCTCGTGATCGGCCGTCTGGTGGACGACTCGATCATTGACATCCATGCCGTGGAGCGCCACCTGCGCATGGGCAAGACCCCCCGGGACGCCACCATTGACGGCATTACCGAGGTGCGGTTGGCGGTGATGGCCTCCACCTTCATGCTCTGTCTGGCTCTGACACCGCTCCTGTTCAGCGGCGGCATCGTCCAGCAGATGTTCGTGGGGCTCGTTTGGCCCATCATCTTCGGCCTGCTGGCATCCATGCTGATCTCCTTCACCCTCACTTCCATCATGGCCGCCGCCCTGCTGCGGCCCCATGAGGAACTCACGCGCGAGCGCAGCTCCTGGCCCTACCGGATCATCCTGAACCCGATACAACACCGGCTAGAGCGTCTGGAGCAGGGATACGAGCGGCTCATCCGGTGGATGCTGCAGCACCGCTTCATCAACATGAGCCGGGTCATCGCCACCGTCATCATCGGCGCAGGCTTCTACTTCTTCATCGGCTCCGAGATGATGCCACTGGCGGATGTGGGGCAGGCCTACGGCGTCCTCGAGGCCACTCCGGGGACCTCCTTCGCAGCGACCGAGAGGATCGTGGAGCAGATCGAGGAGATCATGCTCAAGCATCCCGAGATCATGCACGTGGCCACGGAGGTGGGTGCGGAGTCGGCCTTCGAGAGCACGGGCACCTACTACACCGGCTATGCCATGCCTGCCGTGAACGCCGCCACGTTCATGATCACGCTGTCCGACAAGGATGAGCGACGCCAGACCATCTGGCAGGTCATCGACAGTGTCCGGCAGGAGGCTCTGGCGACGATCCCCGGCATCCGCCGGTTCCAGATCAGGGAGATGGGCTCCGATGTGATGGCCTCATCGGCGGCCCCGATCCAGCTCCTGGTCTACGGCCCCGACCTGCAGCGGGTTGCGGACCTGGGGAACGCTGTGGCCGACATCGCTCGCCAGACGCCCGGCATGTCTCAGGTCGCCACGAGCTGGGACATGACACTGCCCGACCACGAGGTCAAGGTGGATCCCCTGCAGGCGCAGCGCCTGGGGCTGACGGTCTCCCAGGTGGCCGACCAAGCATACTATGCGCTCCGGGGCGGTCTGACCTCGGAGTTCTGGCGCTTGCCCAACCTGCGGCAGAACACCATCCTCGTACGCTATGCCCATCAGGACCGTTCCAGTCCCGACGACCTGGAGCGCACCTACATCACTGGGGCCGATGGTCGGCAAGTACCGCTGAACGCCCTGGCAAGGGTTGAGTACCGTCAGGCACCGACCGTCATCGAGCACGACGGACTTCGTCGAGCGATGAACATCATGGGCTACTACCGCCCTGGCAGCAGGCCGTCCATGGACCTGGGCATGGACGTCCAGATGCAGGCGCTGCAGAAGCTGAGTTTCCCGCCGGGCTACGGCATCGAGGTCCGTGGCGACATGACGCAGATGATGGACTCCTTCAAGCGCCTCCTCATCGGACTGGGACTGGCGCTGGTGTTCATCTACCTGACCCTGGTGGCCCAGTTCGGCGGGTTCTTGCAGCCAGTGCAGATGGTGTTCTCCTTGCCTCTGGAGTTGTCGGGGGTGTTCCTGTTCCTCTTCCTGAACCACCAGGCCTTCAGCACCGTCTCCATCCTCGGCGTCATCATCCTGACCGGCATGGACGCGACCACGGCGATCCTGCTCATTGACCTGATCATGCAGGTGCGCCGGTCTGGCGTCCCACGGGACGAAGCCGTCGCCACCGCCTGCCCCCAGCGTCTGCGCCCCATCCTGATGACCTCCGCCATCACCGTCATCGCCATGTCGCCCGTGGCCTTCTTCCCGAGAACCGGGATGGACGCCTACAGCCCCCTGGCGACGGTGGTCATTGGTGGCCTGGTCATCGGGACGATCCTGTCACTGTTGGACATCCCGATCCTGCACACCTACATGGACGACCTCGTCAACCTGCTCGCACGAGTGAGGTCCCGTCTAAGGCGCGAGGAGTAGCCTCAGGACTCATGCCCCACATCACCGGAGGTGATCACAATGCCACTGCGAATCATGCTGGGTGTCGTGGTGCTGGTAGCGGTTCTGGCATTGACAGGCTGCCCGAAACCGCAGAGCACTGAGGTGACACCGCCTCCTTCCACAGCCCCGACCCCAACGGTCACGGCAAATGAGGCCTCGGCTACCGGAGGCGAGGAGCTGGCGAGCTGCCCGGTGCTGGGCACAACCATGCCCAAGAGCAAGATGATCCCCGTCGAGCACATGGGCAAGACCTACTACCTGTGCTGCAAGGACTGCGTGCCGAAGTTCAAGGCCGATCCGATGAAGTACATCGAGCACCCGGCCAAACCCCTGCCGCCCTCACAGGGCATGTAGCACTCGCACGGGTTGTGTGGAGCAGAGACATGAGCAAGGCACGAGACCTCCACCAAGTCACTCGGCGTCCTGCTGCATCCTGGTCGTCGGGCGAGGCCGCGCCTTCGATGGCGAAACCTCCGGGGCCACATACGAAAAACCCTTCTGCCTGCGACACAGCGTGTCGCCTTGCAGAAGGGTCAGTGGATAGCATATGGCGGGCCAGGCGGGACGACTTCGCAGAATGGTTGGGCAGTGAGGAGTGCCTGGAGTTGGCCCGCAGGGCGGTGTAAGTGACTCTCGGCCGGGCTCGTGCCGTCCCTACGGTCTGCCCCTGGCTGGCTGATCTCCCCGACCCGATCGGTAGCAAGGGGTTCTGCGGACTGGCCGCAGTGACCTGG includes these proteins:
- a CDS encoding efflux RND transporter permease subunit, which translates into the protein MSSPPLSQAAKVVHGSALNISAWSIDHPYPVLAFYAGIVLLSVIAVGSYMPRRMMPYVESPMVGVVSMMSGLSAEEMETYISKPIEEQMTNIKGVRYLRSSSQEGLSLVSLEFPYGTDMKKALFDVQALMNVVQANLPMTGPNLKPSWVLSIDPLNIPILSLALTGDERWSPEQLRELADNQVVSSLKTISNVYSVVPFGGYRRQLQVVVDRDKLARYGLSITQVRDALDGFNTSKPAGTLTGGDREAAVRVDSKVLTPVQLEGLPLLTSPPSGPGASPAPSTVFLRDVAQVLDTHWERRSAFHFIKDGKAQKAIEVAVLQDPDASSPRVIGAATRKLRQLERTYPGIKFEVTYNNAHFVSLLFRNMFEELGLAILLTGIAVLLFLGEWRGTIISLTTIPLSLAMAILLLIPMGMTLNSSTLIGLLLVIGRLVDDSIIDIHAVERHLRMGKTPRDATIDGITEVRLAVMASTFMLCLALTPLLFSGGIVQQMFVGLVWPIIFGLLASMLISFTLTSIMAAALLRPHEELTRERSSWPYRIILNPIQHRLERLEQGYERLIRWMLQHRFINMSRVIATVIIGAGFYFFIGSEMMPLADVGQAYGVLEATPGTSFAATERIVEQIEEIMLKHPEIMHVATEVGAESAFESTGTYYTGYAMPAVNAATFMITLSDKDERRQTIWQVIDSVRQEALATIPGIRRFQIREMGSDVMASSAAPIQLLVYGPDLQRVADLGNAVADIARQTPGMSQVATSWDMTLPDHEVKVDPLQAQRLGLTVSQVADQAYYALRGGLTSEFWRLPNLRQNTILVRYAHQDRSSPDDLERTYITGADGRQVPLNALARVEYRQAPTVIEHDGLRRAMNIMGYYRPGSRPSMDLGMDVQMQALQKLSFPPGYGIEVRGDMTQMMDSFKRLLIGLGLALVFIYLTLVAQFGGFLQPVQMVFSLPLELSGVFLFLFLNHQAFSTVSILGVIILTGMDATTAILLIDLIMQVRRSGVPRDEAVATACPQRLRPILMTSAITVIAMSPVAFFPRTGMDAYSPLATVVIGGLVIGTILSLLDIPILHTYMDDLVNLLARVRSRLRREE
- a CDS encoding TRASH domain-containing protein is translated as MPLRIMLGVVVLVAVLALTGCPKPQSTEVTPPPSTAPTPTVTANEASATGGEELASCPVLGTTMPKSKMIPVEHMGKTYYLCCKDCVPKFKADPMKYIEHPAKPLPPSQGM